The Sylvia atricapilla isolate bSylAtr1 chromosome 3, bSylAtr1.pri, whole genome shotgun sequence genome has a window encoding:
- the LOC136358680 gene encoding L-threonine 3-dehydrogenase, mitochondrial-like — translation MPVIRNLGRAASQLLQSSGCGCGVSLVPVRTIGVSPRQVASDASFHSVTFSESDHPRVLITGGLGQLGVGLAKLLRKRFGKNNVILSDIRKPADNVFYSGPFIFADILDYKNLREIVVNNRITWLFHYSALLSAVGEANVPLARAVNITGLHNVLDIAAEHNLRLFVPSTIGAFGPTSPRDPTPDLCIQRPRTIYGVSKVHAELMGEYYHYRYGLDFRCLRYPGIISADSQPGGGTTDYAVQIFHDAIKTGKFKCYLRPDTRLPMMYIDDCLKATLEVMEAPAEALTMRTYNISAMSFTPEELAQEVQKYVPELQLTYNVDQVKQAIADSWPMNFDDSNARRDWGWKHDYDLPELVTTMFSYLGSDSRIAQAN, via the exons ATGCCAGTCATCAGGAacctgggcagagctgccagccagctgctgcagagctctggctgtggctgtggggtgTCCCTGGTGCCTGTCAGGACCATCGGGGTGTCCCCACGGCAGGTGGCCTCCGACGCCAGCTTCCACTCGGTGACCTTCTCCGAGTCGGATCATCCCCGGGTGCTAATCACAG GTGGTCTTGGCCAGCTCGGGGTGGGTCTTGCAAAGCTGCTCAG GAAACGCTTTGGAAAGAACAATGTGATCTTGTCTGACATTAGAAAGCCTGCAGATAATGTTTTTTATAGTG GTCCTTTTATCTTTGCTGATATCTTGGACTACAAGAACCTGCGGGAGATCGTGGTCAACAACCGCATCACGTGGCTCTTCCACTACAGCGCCCTGCTCAGCGCCGTGGGAGAGGCCAACGTGCCCTTGGCCAGAGCTGTCAACATCACTG gTTTACACAATGTTCTGGATATTGCAGCTGAGCATAATTTGAGGCTCTTTGTTCCAAGCACCATTGGGGCCTTTGGACCCACCTCTCCTCGAGATCCAACTCCTGATCTCTGCATTCAGAGACCAAGGACAATCTATGGAGTCTCCAAGGTCCACGCTGAACTCATGGGAGAA tACTACCACTACCGCTATGGGCTGGACTTCCGCTGCCTCAGGTATCCAGGGATTATCTCAGCTGATTCCCAGCCTGGAGGGGGAACAACTG ATTATGCTGTCCAGATTTTCCATGATGCCATAAAGACTGGCAAATTCAAGTGTTACCTGAGGCCAGACACCCGGCTGCCCATGATGTACATCGATGACTGCCTCAAGGCCACGCTGGAGGTCATGGAGGCTCCTGCAGAAGCCCTGACCATGAGGACCTACAACATCAGTGCCATGAGCTTCACTCCTGAGGAGCTGGCCCAGGAGGTGCAGAAGTAtgtccctgagctccagctgaCCTACAACGTGGATCAAGTCAAGCAGGCCATAG ctgACAGCTGGCCCATGAACTTTGACGACAGCAACGCCCGCAGAGACTGGGGTTGGAAACACGATTATGACCTCCCCGAGCTGGTGACCACGATGTTTAGCTACCTTGGGTCTGACTCCAGGATTGCCCAAGCTaactga